The segment GTACTCCTCCAGGGCGAGGGCGCAGCCCCGGCCGAGTCCGCAGCCCACCTCCAGCACCCGGTCCGGCCCGCGCAGCGCGGCGGCGTCCAGGACGTGCCGGTACAGATCCCGCTGGCTGCGGATCCGCTCCGGCTCCCCCGGCGGCCGGGCCGGATCGACCGCCTTCCAGTAGCCGAAGTTGATGAAGCCGCCGCCGAAGATCGGCTCCGCGCTCAGATCGGCCGGGCCGTACGTCTCACGCACCACGGGGCGCATGGGGGAATCCGCCCCGGGAACACCGTCCGCCACCCTTGCCTCCCTCGAAGCCCGTTCCCCCCATCATGCCCGGATCACACGGCCGTATCCCGGAGCGGAACGCGCGGGCGCGCGCCCGGGGTTCCACGGTCCGGTCCGGGCGTTCCGTGGTTCAGTACAGCCCCGCGCGGGAGCGCGCCTCGGCGGCGGTCTTCAGATCGCGCAGCCAGGCTTCGAGACCCTGCCGGAGGATCTCGGTCGCGACCTCGGGGACCGCTTCGACCTGGGGACCGGTGTGGGTCTCCTCGGTGGCGACCCGGACGCCGCCCGGCACCCGGGTGAAGGTCCATACGTGGATGCCGTCGATGCGCAGCCCTTCGGCGGTCGCGGGGCCGGTCCAGCGGATGCAGGAGCCGTGCTTGAGCTGCTCGACGGTCGAGGTGATCTCCAGACGGGTGGCAGGTGTCACCGGGTTGGGAGGTACGGGCATGGTCCAGCGGAACGCCGATCCCTTCCGGAAGGGGCCGTGGTCCAGGCGCTCGGCGCTGTCGACGGAGCCCTTCCAGAGCGGCCAGTGCGCGATTTCGGTCTGAAGCCTCCAGATCGTGTGCGGCGGGGCGTCGATGACGGTCTCGGTCCGGTGGCGGACGCTCGCGCCGGGGTCGACGCCCTTGCCCCGGCAGGTGAGGGGCGCCCCGGGCCGTTCGGGGCCGGCCACGGCGGGCGCGGCGGCGGTGCCGAGGGCACCGAGGAGGAGGGAGGCGGTGCACAGGACGGCACGGATGCCGGTACCCGGGAATGCGGGCATGTCGTTCCCCTTGTCGGTGGTGGCCGTACGGGCGGCGGGACGGGGAGGCACCCCCGTACCACTAGAAGTTCTCGGTTGCGTGAGAAGTTATAACGACACATGAAGCCACCGGTCAACAGGTTGAGTGATAACCTCTAACGAAATCTTGGAGATATAGCGAAGACAGTGGAGAGGTGGCGGTCCATGGGGGACGCCGAGCCGAGGACACCTCGGGAGCGATACCGGGCCCAGGTCCGCGCGGAGATCAAGGAACACGCCCGGGACCAGATCGCCGCGGCGGGGGCGTCCGCGCTCTCCCTCAACGCGATCGCCAAACAGCTGGGCATGAGCGGACCCGCGCTCTACCGCTATTTCGCCGGCCGCGACGAGCTGATCACCGAGCTGGTCCGGGATGCCTACCGGAGCCTCGCCGACACCGTCCGTACGGCCGCCGCGTCCGGTGCCGACCTCGCCGGTCTGGCGTACACGCTGCGCGGCTGGGCCCTGGCGGACCCACAGCGGTACCTGCTCATCTACGGCACCCCCGTACCCGGCTACCACGCCCCCCAGGACATCACCGGTATCTCGTCCGAGATCATGGCCGTTCTCCTCGACGCCTGCGCGGCGCTCGCCCCGGAGGAGTCACCGGCACCGCTCGACACCCATCTGGCGGACCACCGGGACTGGGCCGGCGAGAACCCCGCCCCGCCCGCCGCCCTCCGCCTGGCCCTGACCTTCTGGACCCGGATACACGGCCTGCTCTCCCTGGAACTCGCCGGTCACTTCGCCCCCATGGGCTTCGACCCCGGCGTGCTCTTCGCGGCCGAGGTGGACGCTCTCGCGGCGCGCGGGCTCTGACGCGCACCCGGCCGGGTTCCCGTGCGGCGCCCCAGGGGCCCGAAACGGTGAACTCCCGCGCGCCCGGGCACGTACTCCCTCGCAGAGGCCGGACGATCCTCGTGAGCCCGGCCCACGGGACCGTCAGCAGAAGGAGCGCACACAGATGTCCGAATCACAGCGGGAGCCCCGCACCGTCTGTCGCAGGACCGTCGTCGCCGCGGTGGGCGGGGCCGGTCTCACGGTCGCGCTGACGGCGTGCGGCTCGGACGACGCCCCGTCCGGGAGCGGCGAGCAGGGCGCGGGGGGCACGGGCGCGAGCACCGGCGGCACCTCGGGCGGCACCTCGGGCGGCTCGTCGGGCGGCGGCAAGGTGCTGGCCAAGGTGGCCGACATTCCCGAAGGCGGGGGCAAGGTGGTCGGCGATGTGGTGATCACCCAGCCGGTGAAGGGCGAGTTCAAGGCCTTCTCCGCCCAGTGCACCCATCAGGGGTGCGCGGTGCGGAGCGTGGCGGACAACGTCATCGTCTGCCCCTGCCACGACAGCCGGTTCGACGCCTCCGACGGCAGCGTGAAGGCCGGTCCGGCCCCGCGCCCGCTGTCGCCCACCGCGGTCCGGCAGGAGGGCGACTCCATCGTGCTGGCCTAAGGAGCGGGGGCGGGTCAGGGGGTGCGCCGCCGCCAGGCGTCGAGCACCGCGTCGCAGGTGGTGACGGTGGCGACGGGCGCCAGGGTGTGACGGATCATCGCGGGGGTGTAGTCGGCCGGCACCCCCGCGATCGCGTCCCCCGGCACGACGGCCGTATAGCCGAGGTTCACCGCGTCGAACACGGTGTTCGGTACGGCGACGTTCGCCGATACCCCGGTGATCAGCAGGGTCCGGCAGCCGAGATTGCGGAGCAACGGGTCGAGTCCGGTCCCGGCGAGGGGCGAGAGTCCGTGCAGCCGCCGGACGACGAGGTCCTCGGCCGCGGCCTCGACGGGCGGCGCCAACTCTACGGCCGGGGTACCGGAATGCTGTTGTACGGGGAGGGCCCCCAGGGCCCGGAAGAGCGGGGCGTTGCGGTTGGCGCCCCGCCCGTCGGGGCGGCGTTCGGCCAGCGCGTGCACGACCTGGACGCCCGCGGCGCGCGCCGCCGCGGCCAGCCGGGCGATCCGGTCGAGGACGCCGGACTCCCGTGCCACGGCGGCGAGTTCGGGCAGCGCGCTCCGCGCCCCGACGACACCGCGCTGGCATTCGACGGTGAGCAGGACGGTGCCGGCCGGGTCGAGCAGGCGCGACAGACGGTCGCCCGCCGCGGTTCCGGTACCGGGTGCGCCGGACGGCATCTCGGGGTCCTTCCGCCGGGTACGGGTACGGGGTCACCGCGGCGGCCCCGCGGCATCCGCGCCGCCGCGGCCCCCCTTGCGCCCCGGCGGCGGAGCGCCCATGATTCCTGACACATCGTCAGATCACAAGTCCGTGCGGCCCGCCGTACGGGCGGGAGCGGGAGGGGCGGATGGCGGCAGTGCCAGAGCGGCACCGACCCACGGCCGCGCAGCGCCGGGGCCGTCGGATCATGATGACCCCCGAGGAGATCGACGTCTTCCTCACCGGACAGCGCACCTGCCGGGTCGCCACCGTCTCACCGGACGGCCGTCCCCATGCCGGCGCGCTCTGGTACGCCTGGGACGGCACGTCCCTGTGGCTCTATTCGATCGTCCGCAGCCGGCGCCGGGCCGATCTGCGGCGCGATCCCCGGATCGCGGTCCTGGTGGACGCCGGTGAGGAGTACGGCGAACTGCGCGGTGTGGAGCTGTCGGGGACGGTGGTCCCGGTCGGCGAGTCGCCGCGCACCGGCGAACCCTGCGCGGAGCTGCGGGAGCCGGAGAAGCTGTTCGCCCGGAAGAACTTCGGTCTGGACGCGATGCCGCACGACGGGCGGCACGACTGGCTGCGGCTCACCCCGGACACGGTCGTGTCCTGGGACTTCCGCAAGCCGGGGCGGACCGCCTCACCCTGACGGGCCCGCGGTCCCGCGGTCCGGTTCAGCCCGCCGCCGGGTCAGCGCCGACCAGCGCCGCCGCGTCGGCCAGCGCCCCCACGGTCGCCCGGACGGACGGCCGCCGGTCGGCGTCGGTGCGCCACACCGCGTACACATGCCGCAGCACTCGCCGGCGTACGGGGACGAGCACGACGCCCTCCGGCACCGGACCGCGGCCCAGCCGGGGGGTGACGCAGACCCCGCAGCCGGCGGCGATCAGCGCCAACTGGGTGTGCTGCTCCCCCGCCAGATGTGAGATGCGCGGCTCGATTCCGCGCGAGCGCAGGGTGAACACCAGCCATTCGTGGCAGAACTCGCCCTCGGGCCACGACACCCAGTCGTCGTCCGCGAAGTCCTCCAGGTCGACTTCCGCCCGGCCCGCCAGGGGGTGCCCCGCGGGCATCGCGATATCGGCCGCGTCGTCGAGCAGACGCGCCTGGGCCAGCCCGCCCGGCACGGGCAGCCGCTTGTTGCTCCAGTCGAGGACGACGGCGAGGTCGTAGTCGCCCCGGATGACACCGCGGATGCCGCCCTCGGGCTCCGTCTCGCGGGTGCGCACCCGCAGGTCGGGGTGGCCGGCCCGGAGAGCCGAGAGCATCCCCGGGAACAGTCCGCGGGCCGCCGTCGGGAACGCGGCGACCTGCACCTCGCCGACCACCTGCCCGCGCTGCGCCTCGATATCCGCCTGTGCCAGTTCGACCTGGGACAGGATCCGGGCCGCGTGTCCCGCGAGCAGTCGGCCCGCGTCGGTGAGCCGCACGCCCCGTCCGTTCTTGGCGAGCAGCTGCTGCCCGACCTCCCGCTCCAGCTTGGACAACTGCTGGGAGACGGCGGAGGTCGTGACGTGCAGCCCGTCGGCGGCACCGCTCACCGACCCGTGGCGGGCGAGGGCGTCCAGGGTCCGCAGGCGCTCCAGATTCCACATGTAAGGAATGCTAATCGATTCACGGAAGAAAATCTCACTTGTGCTACGAGATTTCCCGGGTGACAGTAGACCTCATGACCACCGCCGCCCGGGGCTCCGCAGCCCCCACCGCGGGCCTCCGGGCCGCGTTCCGCCGCTCCCGGGTGGACTGGCGCCTGCGCTTCGCCTTCCTCTCCGTCGTATGGGGTTTCAGCTTTCTGCTGACCAAGGTCGGCACCCATGGATTCGCCCCGTTCCAGGTGACCCTCGGCCGTCTCCTCTTCGGTACGGCGGTCCTGGCCGTGGCCCTCGCGATGCGGCGCGAGGGGCTGCCGCGCGGGCGGCGGACCTGGTGGCATCTGACGGTGGCCGCGTTCCTGCTGAACGCCCTGCCGTTCTCCCTTTTCGCCTACTCCCAGGAGACGATTCCCTCGGCGCTGGCCGCGATCTGCAACGCGACATCACCGCTGTGGGGCATGGTCCTCTCGCTGGTCGCCCTCTCCGAGGACCGGCCGACCCGGCGCCGGGTCGCCGGGCTCGGCATCGGCTTCCTCGGGGTGCTCACGGTGCTCGGCGCCTGGCAGGGGTTCTCCGGGATCGCCCCGTCCGGCACGGCGCTGGCGCTGCTGGCGGCCCTGAGCTATCCGGTCGGCTGGATATACGTCCGCCGCACGCTGGCGGGGAGCAGCCACTCGAATCTGTCGCTGACCACCGGCCAGCTCCTGATCGCCACCGTCCAGCTCTCCGTCGTCACCCCGTTGTTCGCGGGCTTCCCGACCTCGTTCCCGATGGTGCCGCTGCTGTCGATCGCCGCGCTCGGGGCACTGGCCACCGGCCTCGCGATGCTGGTGCAGTACGGGCTGGTCGCCGAGGTCGGGCCGACGACGGCCCAGACGGTCACGTACTTCACCCCGGTCATCGCGACGGTCGCGGGTGTGACGGTGCTCGGCGAACATCTGAGCTGGAGCACTCCGGTGGGTGCACTCGTGATCATCGCGGGTGCGGCGCTGAGCCAGTCCCGGACCGGGGCGGCGGCCCGGAAGGCCGCGGCACGGGCGAAGGGCGATTCCGCCGCCCCGCCGGTCCCGGATCCCCGGCCCGGGACGGCCGAGGGCGCGACCATTTCGGCTCCGGCGGCCGGAGGGACCGGTCCGGCCGCCGCCCCCGTGGGCAGGGGAAGCGCCCGGGGGATATGAGGGCGCCGCGCGCCCGGGCGGCAGGGAAGCCGTACCGAGCGGGCGGCGCGAGTCTCCGTCAGCCGTAGCTCCGGCGCCGTACCGGCCCCACGGCCCGGGCGACGGCTTCGGCCAGCGGGCCGATATCGTCCCCGGTCAGCGTGGAGACGGTGAGCCGGACGGCGGGCGGGGCCGCGATCCGGAAGCGCGCCCCGGGTGCCACCGCCCAGCCCGCGTGCAGCAGTCGGGCCACTGTCCCGGTCTCGTCGGCGACCGGCACCCACACATTGACCCCGCTCCGCCCGTGGGCGACAACGCCCAGCCGGGCCAGGGCCGCGACCAGCGCGTCCCGGCGCCCGTCGTAGGCGGCCGCCACTTCGGCCGGGTCGATCGCCTCCTTGGTCCACAGGTCGACGACGGCGAGCTGGAGCAGCCGGCTGACCCAGCCGGGGCCGACGAACTGCCGTCCGGCCACCCGGTCCACGGTGACCGGGTCACCGGTGAGCACGGCGGTGCGGAGATCGGGGCCGTACGCCTTGGCCGTGGAGCGGACGAACGCCCAGCGGTCCGTGGACCCCGCCAGCGGGTGCAGCGGCAGATCGACGATGCCGTGCCCGTGGTCGTCCTCGATCAGGAGGGTGCCCGGAGAGCTGGCGAGGACGTCTCGCAGCGCCGCGGCGCGCGCCGCGCCGATCGCGGCGCCGGTCGGATTCTGGGCCCGGGCCGTGACGACGATCGCCCGGGCGCCAGCGGCCACCGCCCCGGCCACCCCGGCCGGCAGCGGCCCGTCGTCGTCGACGGGCACGGGTACCGGCCGGAGCCCCAGCGCCGGGACGAGGTCGAGCAGATTGCCCCAGCCCGGATCCTCCACCGCGACCCGGTCCCCGGGCCGCAGATGCGCGGAGAGTACGCGTTCGATGGCGTCGAGGGAGCCCGAGGTGACCGCAAGGGGCCCGGGCGGCACTCCGTCGGCGTCCAGGGCCGCGCGGGCGAGCCGGGCGAGCTCGGGCTCGACGGTCGGCCCCCCGTACAGACCGTGGTGCGGGGCGTGCCGGTTGCGCCGGGCGGCGGCCGCGAGCGACTCCTCCAGCGGCGGCAGCAGCGCCGGGTCCGGATTGCCCTCGCTCACATCCCGTACGCCGGGGGGCGCTTCGACCCGGAGCGCGCCCCGCGCCGTACTGACCGGGCGAGGCAGTACCCGGCTGCCCCGGCGGCCCGCCGTCTCGATGATGCCGCGCTCGCGCAGGGTCCGGTAGGCGGCGGCCACCGTATTCGGATTCACCCCGAGGACCTCGGCCAACTCCCGCATGGGTGGGAGCAGTTGTCCGGGTTCCAGCGCGCCGCTGCCGACACCCCGCTCCACGCTGGCGGCGATCTCCGATGCGCGACGCCCTATGATCCGATACTCTCCTAGCACAAACAGCATTATGCACTAGTGCAATGGAGTTGTCATGTCGGATGTCGCGCCCGATGTCGTCCCGGCGGCCCCGGTGGCTCCGGTGACCCCGCCGGTCCCGGACGCCTACGCCCCGACCGAGCGGACCGTGCCCACCCGCAGCCGTGAACGCGCCGCGTACGACCGCGAGACGGTCCACTCGATACTCGACCAGGAGTACGTCTGCCATCTCGGCTTCGTCCGCGACGGCCGCCCGGTCGTGCTGCCGACGCTGTACGCCCGGGTCGGCGAGCGGCTGTACGTCCACGGCTCGACCGGCTCCCGCCCGCTGCGGATGGCGGGCGGCGAGGATCCCGGACTGCCGGTGTGTCTGACGGTCACCCATCTCGACGGTCTGGTCCTGGCGCGCTCCGCCTTCCACCATTCGATGAACTACCGCTCGGTCATGGTCCACGGCATCGCCCACCAGGTCACCGACCCCGGGGAGAAGCTGGCCGCCCTCGACGCCCTGGTCGACCAGGTGGTCCCCGGCCGGTCCGCCGACTCCCGCCCGGCGAACGCCAAGGAGGCGGCGGCGACGGCCGTCCTGCGGCTCGATCTGGACGAGGTGTCGGCCAAGATGCGCACCGGCGGCCCCAACGACGAGCCGGAGGATCTGGAACTGCCCTACTGGACGGGCGTGATCCCGGCCCGCCGGACGTACGGCACCCCGGTCCCCGCCGACGACCTCGCGCCCTCCGTCCCGCTGCCTTCCTACCTCCGGGGCTACTGAGCGTCTCCGGAGGTACCGGTACGTCTGCGGGGACCCGGGCCCGGCAGCCCCTACCGCCGCTGTCTGCCGGCGCGGACCGCGCGGGATTCCGCCCGGGCGAGCCCCGCGACCGCCCCGAGCAGCAGCAGGGTCCCCAGCACGGTCGCGCCGGTCAGCCGCTCACCGAGGAAGGCGGTGGCCACGACGGCCGCGCTCACCGGCTCCAGCAGCATCACCACCGACACGGTCGCGGCCCGGATCGCGGCCGCGCCGACGAAGTAGAGGACGTACGCCAGCGCGGTCGGCACCGCCGCCACGTACCCCAGCAGCACCAGCACCCGCAGCGGGTCCCCGCTCGCCGGACAGAGGCCCTCGGCCAGCGCGAGCGGCAGCAGGCAGACCGCGCCGATCGCGAAGGACCAGGCCGTGGTGGTCACCGGGTCGGCGCCGCCGTCGCGGCCCAGCCCCCGGGCGATCAGCGTGATCGCCGCGTAGCCCGCCGCGGCGAGCAGCGCGAGCAGCACTCCGGGGGTGCGCACGGTGCCGTCCTCGCCGCCGAGCACCAGGACCGTCAGCCCGGCGAGCGCACCGCCGACAGCGGCGATACCGCCCGCGCCGAGCCGCTCCCCCAGCAACAGCCGGGCCCCGGCCGCGATCAGGACGGGCCCGGCGCCGAGGGTGACGACGGTGGCCACCGCGAGCCCGGTGGCGTCGACGGCGGCGAAGTACGCGCTCTGGAAGACGGTGAGTCCGGCACCGGTGCCCAGAATCCGCAGCAGCCTGCGCCGCCGGGACTCCGGCCGGGCGGTCCGGACGGTGCCTCCCGCCCCCGGACGCCGCCGCAGCGCCAGCACGCCCAACAGCAGGAGCAGTCCGCCGGCACAGCGCCAGAAGGACAGCGACAGCGGTCCCGGCCCGCCCGCGGCGAACACCAGGGAGGCGGCCGCGCCCGCGGTCCCCCAGGCGAGGCCGGCGACGATCAGACAGAGCAGACTCCGCCCGACGGGCGGGGCGGGGGCGGCACCGGGAAGGGACGACGGCACCGGCACGCCGACGGCAGGCATGGATGAGGAGTTCGACACGTGTGGTCTCCGTGGAGGAGGTACGGAAAGGGGTCGTCGCTCTGCGCGGGACGCGGGCAGCGACGGACCGCCCGGGGACACCCCGGGCCCGGTCCTCGTCGGAGAAGGGCGCCGCCCGCGCTAGCGGGCGGGAGGCGGAAGCACGGTCGAATGCATGATCGCGACCTTATGCTCCGGACCGGCCGGCCGACAACTCCCCTTCGGTATCGGGGCGCAGCCCTGCCGTGACCGGCTCCGCGCCGCCCGCGCCGCCCCCGGAGGCGATCGGCCCGGACGGGGCCTTCGGCGCCTGCGACTGGGCGATGAACGCCCCCGTCAGCACCAGTGCTCCGCCCACGATCTGCGGCAGCGACAGATGCTCCCGCAGCAGCACCCAGGCCAGCACGGTGGCGACGACCGCCTCCAGACAGGCCACCACCCCCGCGACCT is part of the Streptomyces qinzhouensis genome and harbors:
- a CDS encoding SRPBCC family protein, with amino-acid sequence MPAFPGTGIRAVLCTASLLLGALGTAAAPAVAGPERPGAPLTCRGKGVDPGASVRHRTETVIDAPPHTIWRLQTEIAHWPLWKGSVDSAERLDHGPFRKGSAFRWTMPVPPNPVTPATRLEITSTVEQLKHGSCIRWTGPATAEGLRIDGIHVWTFTRVPGGVRVATEETHTGPQVEAVPEVATEILRQGLEAWLRDLKTAAEARSRAGLY
- a CDS encoding TetR/AcrR family transcriptional regulator, with the translated sequence MGDAEPRTPRERYRAQVRAEIKEHARDQIAAAGASALSLNAIAKQLGMSGPALYRYFAGRDELITELVRDAYRSLADTVRTAAASGADLAGLAYTLRGWALADPQRYLLIYGTPVPGYHAPQDITGISSEIMAVLLDACAALAPEESPAPLDTHLADHRDWAGENPAPPAALRLALTFWTRIHGLLSLELAGHFAPMGFDPGVLFAAEVDALAARGL
- a CDS encoding Rieske (2Fe-2S) protein produces the protein MSESQREPRTVCRRTVVAAVGGAGLTVALTACGSDDAPSGSGEQGAGGTGASTGGTSGGTSGGSSGGGKVLAKVADIPEGGGKVVGDVVITQPVKGEFKAFSAQCTHQGCAVRSVADNVIVCPCHDSRFDASDGSVKAGPAPRPLSPTAVRQEGDSIVLA
- a CDS encoding isochorismatase family protein — encoded protein: MPSGAPGTGTAAGDRLSRLLDPAGTVLLTVECQRGVVGARSALPELAAVARESGVLDRIARLAAAARAAGVQVVHALAERRPDGRGANRNAPLFRALGALPVQQHSGTPAVELAPPVEAAAEDLVVRRLHGLSPLAGTGLDPLLRNLGCRTLLITGVSANVAVPNTVFDAVNLGYTAVVPGDAIAGVPADYTPAMIRHTLAPVATVTTCDAVLDAWRRRTP
- a CDS encoding pyridoxamine 5'-phosphate oxidase family protein yields the protein MAAVPERHRPTAAQRRGRRIMMTPEEIDVFLTGQRTCRVATVSPDGRPHAGALWYAWDGTSLWLYSIVRSRRRADLRRDPRIAVLVDAGEEYGELRGVELSGTVVPVGESPRTGEPCAELREPEKLFARKNFGLDAMPHDGRHDWLRLTPDTVVSWDFRKPGRTASP
- a CDS encoding LysR family transcriptional regulator; this encodes MWNLERLRTLDALARHGSVSGAADGLHVTTSAVSQQLSKLEREVGQQLLAKNGRGVRLTDAGRLLAGHAARILSQVELAQADIEAQRGQVVGEVQVAAFPTAARGLFPGMLSALRAGHPDLRVRTRETEPEGGIRGVIRGDYDLAVVLDWSNKRLPVPGGLAQARLLDDAADIAMPAGHPLAGRAEVDLEDFADDDWVSWPEGEFCHEWLVFTLRSRGIEPRISHLAGEQHTQLALIAAGCGVCVTPRLGRGPVPEGVVLVPVRRRVLRHVYAVWRTDADRRPSVRATVGALADAAALVGADPAAG
- a CDS encoding DMT family transporter; this translates as MTTAARGSAAPTAGLRAAFRRSRVDWRLRFAFLSVVWGFSFLLTKVGTHGFAPFQVTLGRLLFGTAVLAVALAMRREGLPRGRRTWWHLTVAAFLLNALPFSLFAYSQETIPSALAAICNATSPLWGMVLSLVALSEDRPTRRRVAGLGIGFLGVLTVLGAWQGFSGIAPSGTALALLAALSYPVGWIYVRRTLAGSSHSNLSLTTGQLLIATVQLSVVTPLFAGFPTSFPMVPLLSIAALGALATGLAMLVQYGLVAEVGPTTAQTVTYFTPVIATVAGVTVLGEHLSWSTPVGALVIIAGAALSQSRTGAAARKAAARAKGDSAAPPVPDPRPGTAEGATISAPAAGGTGPAAAPVGRGSARGI
- a CDS encoding aminotransferase class I/II-fold pyridoxal phosphate-dependent enzyme, whose product is MLGEYRIIGRRASEIAASVERGVGSGALEPGQLLPPMRELAEVLGVNPNTVAAAYRTLRERGIIETAGRRGSRVLPRPVSTARGALRVEAPPGVRDVSEGNPDPALLPPLEESLAAAARRNRHAPHHGLYGGPTVEPELARLARAALDADGVPPGPLAVTSGSLDAIERVLSAHLRPGDRVAVEDPGWGNLLDLVPALGLRPVPVPVDDDGPLPAGVAGAVAAGARAIVVTARAQNPTGAAIGAARAAALRDVLASSPGTLLIEDDHGHGIVDLPLHPLAGSTDRWAFVRSTAKAYGPDLRTAVLTGDPVTVDRVAGRQFVGPGWVSRLLQLAVVDLWTKEAIDPAEVAAAYDGRRDALVAALARLGVVAHGRSGVNVWVPVADETGTVARLLHAGWAVAPGARFRIAAPPAVRLTVSTLTGDDIGPLAEAVARAVGPVRRRSYG
- a CDS encoding pyridoxamine 5'-phosphate oxidase family protein, with product MSDVAPDVVPAAPVAPVTPPVPDAYAPTERTVPTRSRERAAYDRETVHSILDQEYVCHLGFVRDGRPVVLPTLYARVGERLYVHGSTGSRPLRMAGGEDPGLPVCLTVTHLDGLVLARSAFHHSMNYRSVMVHGIAHQVTDPGEKLAALDALVDQVVPGRSADSRPANAKEAAATAVLRLDLDEVSAKMRTGGPNDEPEDLELPYWTGVIPARRTYGTPVPADDLAPSVPLPSYLRGY
- a CDS encoding DMT family transporter; its protein translation is MPAVGVPVPSSLPGAAPAPPVGRSLLCLIVAGLAWGTAGAAASLVFAAGGPGPLSLSFWRCAGGLLLLLGVLALRRRPGAGGTVRTARPESRRRRLLRILGTGAGLTVFQSAYFAAVDATGLAVATVVTLGAGPVLIAAGARLLLGERLGAGGIAAVGGALAGLTVLVLGGEDGTVRTPGVLLALLAAAGYAAITLIARGLGRDGGADPVTTTAWSFAIGAVCLLPLALAEGLCPASGDPLRVLVLLGYVAAVPTALAYVLYFVGAAAIRAATVSVVMLLEPVSAAVVATAFLGERLTGATVLGTLLLLGAVAGLARAESRAVRAGRQRR